One window of Caldisericum exile AZM16c01 genomic DNA carries:
- a CDS encoding 2-oxoacid:acceptor oxidoreductase family protein, giving the protein MEKGVVIAGFGGQGVMLAGEILAEAGKDEGKFVTFLPSYGPEQRGGTANCHVIVSDEEIASPVIDRPEAAIILNLPSLDKYEPMMKENGIMILNKTLIPREVKRSDVRVLQIDAHDVARKLGSERVVNMILLGAYVEVEKPVSLESIKEALKKYLTGRKAELLEINIRAVEEGSKIAREFLGG; this is encoded by the coding sequence ATGGAAAAGGGAGTGGTTATAGCAGGTTTTGGCGGTCAAGGCGTAATGCTTGCAGGGGAAATTCTTGCAGAAGCAGGAAAGGACGAAGGAAAGTTTGTTACATTCCTTCCATCATATGGTCCAGAACAACGTGGTGGCACTGCAAATTGTCATGTAATAGTCTCTGATGAAGAAATCGCATCACCCGTTATTGATAGGCCAGAAGCAGCAATAATTCTTAATCTTCCCTCCTTAGACAAATATGAACCGATGATGAAAGAGAATGGTATCATGATTCTTAATAAGACCCTTATCCCAAGAGAAGTTAAAAGATCTGATGTAAGGGTTCTTCAAATTGATGCGCATGATGTTGCACGTAAACTTGGTTCGGAAAGAGTTGTTAATATGATTCTCCTTGGTGCATATGTCGAAGTTGAGAAACCTGTGTCATTAGAATCTATAAAAGAGGCACTTAAAAAGTATCTAACAGGAAGAAAAGCAGAACTTCTTGAGATAAATATTCGCGCAGTAGAAGAGGGAAGTAAAATTGCAAGGGAGTTTTTGGGAGGCTAA
- a CDS encoding thiamine pyrophosphate-dependent enzyme, which translates to MKLIYKAPETFTKKPTTYCPGCTHGIAHRIISELLEEMDLVKKAVIIWPVGCAVFGYDFIDTDAAVAAHGRACAMATGIKRAHPESFVITYQGDGDLASIGMAETVHAAARGELITTIFINNGNFGMTGGQMAPTTLIGQVTTTSPYGRKPEVSGFPIHVAEMLATLDGPAYIARASLDSPQHINQAKNFIRKAFKAQLLGLGYSLVELVSTCPTNWKMTPVESLERVRKEVLPVFPIGEFRVVKGVE; encoded by the coding sequence ATGAAACTCATATATAAAGCACCGGAAACGTTTACAAAAAAGCCTACAACTTATTGTCCAGGATGCACACATGGCATAGCACACCGTATTATTTCAGAATTGCTTGAAGAGATGGATTTGGTAAAGAAGGCAGTAATTATTTGGCCGGTTGGATGTGCCGTATTTGGATACGATTTTATTGATACGGACGCTGCAGTTGCAGCGCACGGAAGAGCATGTGCAATGGCAACTGGTATAAAAAGAGCACATCCAGAAAGTTTTGTTATTACATATCAGGGAGACGGTGACCTTGCTTCCATAGGAATGGCTGAGACGGTGCATGCTGCGGCAAGAGGCGAATTAATCACAACAATTTTTATTAACAACGGAAACTTTGGTATGACAGGTGGGCAAATGGCACCTACAACGCTAATAGGACAGGTTACAACAACATCTCCTTATGGAAGAAAACCAGAGGTAAGCGGATTTCCTATTCATGTTGCAGAGATGCTTGCAACACTTGATGGTCCTGCTTACATTGCACGGGCATCACTTGATTCACCGCAGCACATAAATCAGGCAAAGAACTTCATAAGGAAGGCATTTAAAGCGCAATTGCTTGGGCTTGGTTATTCGCTTGTTGAACTTGTTTCAACGTGTCCTACAAATTGGAAGATGACACCAGTTGAATCACTTGAGAGAGTAAGAAAAGAAGTGCTTCCCGTTTTCCCTATTGGTGAATTTAGGGTTGTAAAGGGGGTTGAGTAA
- a CDS encoding SDR family NAD(P)-dependent oxidoreductase, with amino-acid sequence MGKSILVVGGSSGIGRATSLLLDNLGAKVIATGRTKKHIDETLRLSARIVLGQFNLPYDINELLNWVKEKTDSLNGIVFSQGVIFTEPFETFRDHELESMWKINVESSFKILRDLLPLFKNGGSVVFVSSIDAFFGEREPSSGYALTKSAIIGLTNALAYELGKYKIRVNSILPGLIRTNMTEDFFKSEFDSVREEFLRRVPLGREGSPTEVAKLITFLLSDDASYITGDSIFIDGGYHTA; translated from the coding sequence TTGGGGAAGTCTATCTTAGTTGTAGGTGGCTCTTCTGGAATTGGGAGGGCCACCTCCTTACTTTTAGATAATCTTGGTGCAAAGGTTATTGCAACTGGCAGAACCAAGAAGCACATTGATGAAACTTTGAGATTAAGCGCTCGAATTGTTTTAGGACAGTTTAATCTTCCTTACGATATAAATGAACTACTAAACTGGGTGAAAGAAAAAACAGACAGTCTCAACGGTATTGTTTTTTCTCAGGGGGTAATTTTTACAGAACCTTTTGAAACTTTTAGAGATCACGAACTCGAAAGTATGTGGAAAATAAATGTTGAGTCTTCTTTTAAGATTTTAAGAGACCTTCTTCCATTGTTTAAGAACGGTGGAAGCGTTGTATTTGTTTCCTCTATTGATGCATTTTTTGGGGAACGAGAGCCTTCCTCTGGCTACGCTTTAACAAAATCGGCTATAATAGGTTTAACAAATGCCCTTGCGTATGAACTTGGAAAGTATAAAATAAGAGTTAACAGTATTTTGCCAGGGCTTATAAGAACAAATATGACAGAGGATTTTTTTAAAAGCGAATTTGATAGTGTGCGTGAAGAATTTTTAAGGAGAGTTCCTCTTGGGCGTGAAGGAAGTCCCACTGAGGTTGCAAAACTCATTACATTTTTGCTCTCTGATGACGCCTCATACATTACGGGTGATAGTATTTTTATTGATGGAGGGTACCATACGGCATGA
- a CDS encoding FAD-dependent oxidoreductase, with protein MERKLDQTQALIEAERCLYCYDAPCEKACPAHVPVPEFIQSIRSGNLKGARELISLANPSIEVCGEVCPEEQFCQSVCTRTKIDTPIKIRELHKFVTDNVKLKDLELDLPPLNGRKVAIIGGGPAGLACARELRRFGVKSVIFEKKELGGIPVQEISKERLSDEISRSEAKQILELFNAEVRDKKITSINELHGEFDAVFISTGLTEELELDVKGVNLQNVYTARKLLKTIKSGMKTGLGKRVGVIGGGNVAVEVAAALKREDPSRDVEVVYRRGLKELRAFRDEIEEALELGVAFQFLAIPLEIKGTEKVEGLLCRRARLGETDSSGRRTFEEVPNSDFFIPFDTIVIAIGQKPSDIFSELEKTNNGLIKTNEDLETSMKGVFAGGDIVRGASTIVESVADGKKAAQSILKYLEGGKNV; from the coding sequence GTGGAAAGAAAACTTGACCAAACGCAGGCTTTAATTGAAGCAGAACGATGTTTATACTGTTATGATGCTCCATGTGAAAAGGCGTGTCCTGCACATGTGCCTGTGCCTGAATTTATACAATCAATTCGAAGCGGTAATCTTAAAGGTGCAAGAGAACTTATAAGCCTTGCAAATCCATCAATTGAGGTTTGCGGAGAAGTTTGTCCTGAAGAGCAATTTTGCCAATCTGTTTGCACCAGAACAAAGATTGATACCCCTATAAAGATTAGAGAGCTCCATAAATTTGTTACAGACAATGTGAAGCTAAAAGATCTTGAACTTGATTTGCCTCCCCTAAACGGAAGGAAAGTTGCAATAATTGGAGGAGGGCCGGCAGGACTTGCATGTGCAAGAGAATTAAGAAGATTCGGCGTTAAGTCTGTAATTTTCGAGAAGAAGGAACTTGGTGGAATCCCTGTTCAAGAAATCTCAAAAGAGCGACTCTCAGATGAAATATCGAGAAGTGAGGCAAAACAGATTCTCGAATTGTTTAATGCCGAAGTGAGGGACAAGAAAATTACAAGCATAAATGAACTTCATGGGGAATTCGATGCTGTTTTTATCTCAACAGGTTTGACAGAGGAACTCGAGCTTGATGTAAAAGGTGTAAACCTTCAAAATGTATATACCGCACGAAAACTCTTAAAGACAATTAAGTCTGGTATGAAAACAGGTCTTGGAAAAAGAGTTGGTGTTATCGGTGGCGGAAATGTTGCAGTAGAAGTTGCCGCAGCCTTGAAGCGAGAGGATCCTTCAAGAGATGTTGAGGTTGTCTACAGAAGGGGGTTAAAGGAATTAAGGGCATTTAGGGATGAAATTGAAGAAGCACTTGAATTAGGAGTCGCATTCCAGTTCCTTGCAATTCCACTTGAAATTAAGGGAACAGAAAAAGTTGAAGGGCTATTATGCAGAAGAGCACGTCTTGGAGAAACTGATTCAAGCGGGAGGCGCACATTTGAAGAAGTACCGAACTCTGATTTCTTTATCCCATTTGATACTATTGTAATTGCAATTGGACAAAAGCCATCGGATATATTCTCGGAACTTGAGAAGACAAATAACGGCCTTATTAAGACAAATGAAGATCTTGAAACTTCAATGAAAGGCGTTTTTGCAGGTGGTGATATTGTAAGGGGTGCTTCAACGATTGTAGAGTCTGTTGCTGACGGAAAGAAGGCAGCACAGTCAATTTTAAAATATCTTGAAGGAGGAAAAAATGTTTAA
- the preA gene encoding NAD-dependent dihydropyrimidine dehydrogenase subunit PreA, with translation MFKKVDISIDFLGIHLDSPFILSAAPPTDELEMAERGLEEGWAGVILKTTSVEGNPVDLKNPMMSSFGPMSRKVVGLGNIDLISHHHIDVVEERVKYLKKKFPNKMIAASIMGASKEDWQTLVWRLKKAQVDLIECSFSCPQGSMGEEPGKMLAQSIEATEKVTRWVKEAADTTPVLIKITPQVTDIVEVAKAVKRGGADGITASNTIPSLTGVDIYTFEPYPTLFGEGAYSGLSGPAIKPITLRTIAEIARNVDIVISGNGGAFNWRDAVEFMAVGASNVQFCTLPMHYGFRTIRDLRSGLEHYLKEMGFASPMEIIGRALKNIKNQEDLVKPETRSEINYDKCIGCGLCYAACNDGGHMAISWDSELRKPTVNEDKCTGCAMCMQVCPVDAIRMKEKLDSKVHYFAERR, from the coding sequence ATGTTTAAGAAAGTTGATATATCAATTGACTTTTTAGGCATTCATCTTGATTCTCCTTTTATTCTCTCTGCTGCCCCTCCAACTGACGAACTTGAAATGGCAGAGAGAGGACTTGAGGAAGGTTGGGCTGGTGTAATCCTTAAGACAACATCTGTTGAGGGAAATCCCGTTGACCTCAAAAACCCTATGATGTCTTCTTTTGGACCAATGAGTAGAAAGGTTGTAGGCCTTGGTAATATTGACCTAATCTCTCATCACCACATTGATGTTGTTGAAGAAAGAGTTAAGTATCTAAAAAAGAAATTTCCCAATAAGATGATTGCAGCATCCATCATGGGTGCATCAAAGGAGGATTGGCAAACGCTTGTTTGGAGATTGAAGAAAGCTCAAGTAGATCTTATTGAATGTTCCTTCAGTTGTCCGCAGGGAAGTATGGGAGAAGAGCCAGGAAAAATGCTTGCACAAAGTATTGAGGCAACAGAGAAAGTCACTCGTTGGGTAAAAGAAGCTGCCGACACAACGCCAGTTCTCATTAAGATTACACCACAGGTAACTGATATCGTTGAAGTTGCAAAAGCAGTCAAACGCGGCGGAGCAGATGGCATTACTGCATCAAATACTATTCCTTCTCTAACGGGTGTTGACATCTACACATTCGAACCATATCCAACACTCTTTGGTGAAGGAGCATACTCTGGCTTGTCTGGTCCTGCAATTAAGCCTATTACCTTAAGAACCATAGCGGAAATTGCAAGAAACGTGGATATTGTCATTTCTGGAAATGGCGGTGCATTTAACTGGAGAGATGCTGTTGAATTTATGGCGGTTGGTGCATCAAACGTTCAATTCTGCACACTTCCAATGCACTATGGTTTTAGGACAATAAGAGACCTTAGAAGCGGCCTTGAACATTATCTTAAAGAAATGGGATTTGCATCCCCTATGGAAATTATTGGTAGGGCATTGAAGAACATAAAGAATCAAGAGGATCTTGTAAAACCGGAAACAAGGTCTGAAATTAACTATGATAAGTGTATTGGTTGTGGTCTCTGCTATGCTGCTTGTAACGACGGAGGGCACATGGCAATATCCTGGGATTCGGAATTACGTAAACCAACTGTAAATGAAGACAAGTGCACAGGTTGTGCAATGTGTATGCAGGTTTGTCCTGTTGATGCAATAAGGATGAAAGAAAAACTCGATTCTAAGGTTCACTATTTTGCAGAAAGAAGGTGA
- a CDS encoding molybdopterin-binding protein — translation MKKVDVHDAVNKRLATDVTIIDGLKKSVLFKRGYVISESDVPKLLSIGRHYVWIEDESSTLVHEDDAGIFLMESIKGENLTLTKPEESKVKIVAETDGVLIVNTDGLFKINEIDDVVVATKRPFTFVKSGMSVAIGKIMPKEISKDVLLEVESIANMFKPIVSLRPIVPHKIALFPVGNEFIEGLREEILSFRIKEYLESLGQEIILREILEDDEIKIKNAGLKALEMGADIVIYMGGMAVDPDDRTVPGIKLMGVEVIKYGVPVFPGFTFLVGYLENKVVLGIPSSSGIAKEGTSFHFLMPIILSNYRLLKDDLIKFSLGGYIG, via the coding sequence ATGAAAAAAGTTGATGTCCACGATGCAGTGAATAAGAGGCTTGCAACAGATGTTACAATTATTGATGGCCTCAAGAAAAGTGTGCTTTTCAAACGTGGTTATGTTATTTCTGAGAGCGATGTTCCTAAACTTCTTTCAATTGGAAGGCACTACGTGTGGATTGAAGATGAGAGTAGCACTCTTGTTCACGAGGATGATGCAGGTATTTTTTTAATGGAATCAATAAAAGGTGAAAACCTTACCTTAACGAAGCCGGAAGAGTCAAAGGTAAAAATTGTTGCCGAGACCGATGGCGTTTTAATCGTAAATACAGATGGGCTTTTCAAGATAAATGAAATTGACGATGTTGTTGTTGCAACAAAAAGACCTTTTACTTTTGTTAAAAGTGGTATGTCTGTTGCAATTGGTAAGATTATGCCGAAAGAAATTTCAAAAGATGTTCTTTTGGAAGTTGAAAGTATCGCAAATATGTTTAAACCAATTGTCAGCTTGAGACCGATTGTTCCTCACAAAATTGCGCTCTTCCCCGTTGGAAACGAGTTTATTGAAGGCTTAAGGGAGGAGATATTAAGTTTTAGGATTAAGGAATATCTTGAAAGCCTTGGCCAGGAAATTATTTTAAGAGAAATCCTTGAAGATGATGAGATAAAAATAAAAAATGCAGGATTAAAAGCATTAGAGATGGGTGCAGACATCGTTATCTACATGGGAGGAATGGCAGTTGACCCTGACGATAGAACGGTTCCTGGTATAAAACTTATGGGAGTTGAAGTTATAAAATACGGTGTTCCAGTATTTCCAGGATTCACCTTTCTTGTAGGTTATTTGGAAAATAAGGTTGTTCTCGGTATTCCGTCTTCCTCTGGCATTGCAAAAGAAGGCACAAGTTTTCACTTTCTTATGCCAATAATATTGTCAAATTACAGATTGTTGAAAGATGACCTTATTAAATTTTCTCTCGGCGGGTACATAGGTTAA
- a CDS encoding cupin domain-containing protein — translation MKTIKPEELKPEPVEFNGAYIPGVTIRWLIKKEDGAERFAMRYFELEPGAVIPEHHHEWEHEIFILQGKLIITEGDEERTVESGTAVFIKPNAPHSYKNIGDTKALMLCLIPYLKI, via the coding sequence GTGAAAACAATAAAACCGGAAGAATTAAAGCCAGAACCGGTTGAATTTAATGGGGCATACATCCCTGGCGTGACGATTCGGTGGCTTATTAAAAAAGAGGACGGGGCAGAGCGTTTTGCGATGAGGTATTTTGAATTGGAGCCTGGTGCAGTTATACCAGAGCACCACCACGAGTGGGAGCATGAGATTTTTATCCTTCAAGGTAAGCTCATTATAACCGAGGGCGACGAAGAAAGAACTGTGGAAAGTGGAACAGCAGTCTTTATAAAGCCAAATGCACCTCACTCTTACAAAAACATTGGTGATACGAAGGCTTTAATGCTCTGCCTTATTCCTTACTTAAAAATCTAA
- a CDS encoding stalk domain-containing protein — protein MSRRKGFASLSVVLLVTVMIFDTLVLLSIPPNPSDSVLRAKFIEIAKKYNIPSVILMGIAYTESGWKQFDANGNPIIHTNTDGSIDIGIMQINSTGRSDLDRLKTDIFYNIEVGAKILDGKWKITPAIGDSDRNILENWYYAIWAYNGFSYINHPANPTGRRYQDKVIDNIAKLIIGDDGQPLWTPVSITKPDPSKITNPPSYIDTPTPYHFGDLYQNPSDNARIVQANTDLIMPTNTDTHLQFLIQNVGTSTWSGTIFSNPYSAKLTLIGENVKVEKSIPISNRVQPGETYLCDFVVNIGTSGTYDLTLEFFNSNNPFGQRVKSSITFANFSILDQNDITQNVSNYTINLNYKADLNMNFTPYLFVKYTNNGTVLSTDLIQGTYANGEIYFTFLPNFKVPPSVNLETYLVFSTSMNLTNTFSYFYKANYTLSFTPVDGIVIDSYPNALITVDGNNTNLTTRAFVPLTLGTHTISLTRDGYNPYTLTYNYSGFDYVFSNLTQSTNSKPQASLTNFDFQKLVGSDAKFVNVLVSAPDMNTTMFFMSTSKMFSFYPASVKGQGVITLIADARWGNVGNNNGSITFSYNGVKNAINLTALVQVVGANISTNPASLTVRVPDLISFDVILNTNTLLSDISFTVSYPMQNLEFVSYSSHYLTKLNDSITFTGDVSNVQNGSSILTLTFKAISESTNKVIINFTNVSTTNGTNVYSTPLELTIFPVFVKPSKVTGITLMNNVSKVEFSFNESRAGSYKIKDYEIYRNKKDDLSSAMYVGATVATHFIDSGPFEQNTTYYYWVIAVDEKGNSSDPSDTFTVKPIIFSDTKVNSIKLEFYIGSQNYYINGIQMKMDTAPIIIGGRTFVPVRFIAEPLYAQVVWKAETKTVIIALKDKIIELYIGNPLASVNGVQTPIDKDNPQVAPFIKDGRTMLPLRFIAENFGSVVLWDNSTKKVTILYNSSTH, from the coding sequence ATGAGTAGAAGAAAAGGCTTTGCAAGTTTAAGTGTTGTCCTTTTGGTTACCGTTATGATTTTTGATACTCTTGTTTTGCTGTCAATTCCACCAAACCCTTCGGATAGTGTCCTTAGAGCAAAATTCATAGAAATTGCAAAGAAATATAATATACCATCTGTGATTCTTATGGGAATTGCTTACACAGAATCTGGTTGGAAACAATTTGATGCAAATGGAAATCCAATAATTCATACGAACACCGATGGGTCAATTGATATTGGAATTATGCAAATAAATTCTACAGGTAGATCAGACCTTGACAGGTTAAAAACGGATATTTTTTACAATATTGAAGTTGGTGCAAAGATCCTTGACGGAAAATGGAAAATTACTCCTGCAATTGGTGATTCTGATAGAAATATCCTCGAGAATTGGTATTACGCAATTTGGGCTTATAACGGATTTTCCTACATAAACCACCCAGCAAACCCAACAGGAAGGCGTTATCAGGATAAAGTTATCGACAACATTGCAAAACTCATCATAGGTGACGATGGACAGCCCCTGTGGACACCAGTAAGTATTACAAAGCCAGATCCATCTAAAATTACAAATCCACCCTCTTACATTGATACGCCAACACCTTACCACTTTGGTGATTTGTATCAAAACCCTTCCGATAACGCTCGTATAGTTCAAGCAAATACAGACCTTATAATGCCTACAAATACAGATACGCATCTTCAATTTCTTATTCAGAATGTTGGCACATCCACATGGAGCGGAACAATATTTAGCAATCCTTATTCAGCGAAACTTACCCTTATAGGCGAAAATGTTAAAGTCGAAAAGTCAATTCCTATTTCAAACAGAGTTCAACCAGGCGAAACTTACTTGTGCGATTTTGTTGTAAACATTGGGACATCAGGCACTTATGATTTAACGCTTGAATTTTTTAACAGCAACAATCCGTTTGGACAAAGAGTTAAATCAAGTATTACTTTTGCAAACTTTTCAATATTGGACCAAAATGACATTACTCAAAATGTTTCAAACTACACGATAAATCTTAATTACAAGGCGGATCTAAATATGAATTTCACACCATATTTATTTGTGAAATATACTAATAATGGCACTGTTTTGTCAACAGACCTAATTCAAGGCACCTATGCAAATGGAGAAATTTATTTTACATTTCTACCAAACTTTAAAGTTCCACCGAGCGTTAACCTTGAAACATATCTTGTATTTTCCACTTCAATGAACTTAACAAACACCTTCTCATATTTCTATAAGGCAAATTACACACTTTCTTTTACCCCTGTTGATGGTATTGTTATCGATTCTTATCCCAATGCCTTGATAACTGTTGACGGCAATAATACAAATTTAACTACACGTGCCTTTGTGCCTTTAACATTGGGAACCCACACAATATCTCTTACAAGAGACGGTTATAACCCATACACCTTAACTTATAATTACTCTGGTTTTGATTATGTCTTTTCAAATCTTACGCAAAGCACAAATAGTAAGCCACAAGCAAGCCTAACTAATTTTGATTTCCAAAAGCTTGTTGGAAGTGATGCAAAATTTGTAAATGTGCTTGTGAGTGCTCCTGATATGAATACCACAATGTTTTTCATGTCAACCTCGAAGATGTTTTCCTTTTACCCTGCTTCCGTCAAGGGTCAAGGTGTAATAACACTCATTGCTGATGCAAGATGGGGAAATGTAGGTAATAATAATGGAAGTATCACGTTCTCTTACAATGGTGTAAAAAATGCGATAAATTTAACTGCTTTAGTTCAGGTTGTCGGTGCAAACATTTCAACGAATCCAGCAAGCCTTACAGTAAGAGTGCCTGATTTAATTTCTTTCGATGTCATTTTGAATACAAATACTCTACTTTCAGATATTTCATTTACGGTTTCTTATCCAATGCAAAATCTTGAATTTGTAAGTTACTCATCACATTATCTTACAAAGTTAAATGACTCAATCACATTTACAGGTGATGTGTCAAACGTCCAAAATGGCTCATCAATTCTTACGCTTACTTTTAAGGCGATTTCGGAAAGCACAAATAAAGTGATTATAAACTTTACAAACGTGAGCACAACAAATGGCACAAATGTGTACTCAACACCCCTTGAACTTACAATTTTTCCAGTATTTGTAAAGCCATCGAAGGTTACAGGTATAACACTAATGAACAATGTCTCAAAGGTTGAATTTTCATTTAACGAAAGTAGGGCAGGGTCCTACAAAATAAAGGATTATGAGATATACCGAAATAAAAAAGATGACTTGTCGTCTGCAATGTATGTGGGAGCAACAGTTGCTACTCACTTTATAGATTCCGGACCTTTTGAGCAAAACACGACTTATTACTACTGGGTAATAGCAGTTGACGAGAAAGGGAATTCTTCAGATCCATCAGATACATTTACTGTTAAGCCAATTATTTTCTCTGATACAAAAGTAAATTCAATAAAACTCGAGTTTTACATAGGGTCTCAGAATTATTATATAAATGGCATACAAATGAAAATGGATACAGCTCCTATCATTATTGGTGGAAGAACTTTTGTGCCTGTTAGGTTTATCGCGGAGCCCCTTTATGCTCAGGTTGTGTGGAAGGCAGAAACAAAAACTGTCATTATCGCGCTTAAAGATAAAATAATCGAACTTTATATAGGAAATCCACTTGCATCCGTTAATGGAGTTCAAACGCCAATTGATAAAGATAACCCTCAAGTTGCACCGTTCATAAAGGACGGGAGAACAATGCTTCCTTTAAGATTTATTGCGGAGAATTTTGGTTCAGTTGTACTTTGGGATAATTCAACAAAAAAGGTTACAATTCTATACAATTCTTCAACTCATTGA
- a CDS encoding metallophosphoesterase family protein, which yields MRFFHLADLHIGFPLKSGENNFNFQNTLDFVVEKAKEYKIDVVVIAGDVFHKRDPEVKDERLFARFINALANLGIEILVVTGNHEGAPFRERIIHLDLYSELSLGFINISKIPEVINIKGFNFLTLPYPFKTNILSKEEFRDLSEDEVLVKLNERLLKIIDELLESVRDKNNILVAHIPVSEGTVGYEQFINFSKYLPLSINELDRENILYFALGHLHKNQVLESQKYKHKFVYPGSLDRLDFSEENDPKGFFFVEVLDSVKNTEFIENPFARKFYTVEIFDDKSFEQIDFDRAKQSIVRVVVKGNVEDEGKLRAAVNKLKEVSYVFTQVIDERSESTPVLSSIYEVKDPIKAIEEYLDKSENQKYKKIKEQILEEARNIMEQINE from the coding sequence ATGAGATTTTTTCACCTTGCAGACTTACACATTGGTTTTCCTCTTAAAAGTGGAGAAAACAATTTTAACTTTCAAAATACGCTTGATTTTGTTGTTGAAAAGGCAAAAGAGTATAAAATTGATGTTGTTGTCATCGCAGGGGATGTTTTTCACAAAAGAGACCCTGAAGTAAAAGACGAAAGACTCTTTGCAAGATTTATAAATGCTCTTGCAAATTTAGGTATAGAAATTTTGGTCGTGACAGGCAATCACGAAGGAGCACCATTTAGAGAGCGCATAATTCACCTTGATCTCTATTCTGAACTTTCTCTTGGATTTATAAATATAAGTAAGATACCGGAAGTTATAAACATAAAAGGTTTTAATTTTTTAACACTTCCATATCCATTTAAGACAAACATTCTTTCAAAAGAAGAATTTAGGGATTTAAGCGAGGACGAGGTATTAGTAAAGTTAAACGAGAGATTGCTTAAAATTATTGATGAACTTTTAGAAAGCGTTAGAGATAAGAATAACATTCTTGTTGCACATATTCCTGTATCTGAAGGGACTGTTGGCTATGAGCAATTTATAAATTTTTCCAAATATCTTCCACTTTCAATTAACGAATTAGATAGAGAGAATATTCTCTACTTTGCCTTGGGGCACCTTCATAAAAATCAGGTTTTGGAAAGCCAAAAATATAAGCATAAATTTGTGTATCCAGGATCTCTTGACAGGCTTGATTTTAGCGAGGAAAATGATCCTAAAGGCTTTTTCTTTGTGGAAGTTTTAGATTCAGTAAAGAATACAGAGTTCATAGAAAATCCTTTCGCGCGTAAATTTTACACAGTTGAAATTTTCGACGATAAGTCATTCGAGCAAATTGATTTTGACCGCGCAAAACAGTCTATAGTTCGTGTTGTTGTGAAAGGAAACGTTGAAGATGAGGGGAAATTACGTGCAGCCGTTAATAAATTAAAAGAGGTGTCATACGTATTTACCCAAGTAATAGACGAGAGGTCTGAAAGTACCCCGGTTTTATCGTCAATCTACGAGGTAAAAGATCCAATAAAGGCTATAGAAGAATATCTTGACAAATCCGAAAATCAAAAGTATAAAAAGATAAAGGAACAAATTCTTGAAGAGGCACGCAATATAATGGAGCAAATAAATGAGTAG
- a CDS encoding (2Fe-2S)-binding protein: protein MKEVNINFKLNGKEYNLTVPSNLTLLQIIREKIGLTGTKRGCGKGECGACTVIFNGKTVTSCLVLAPKVDGADITTVEGIGTFENPHPIQKAFVEEGAVQCGFCTPGFVVSAYDLLSKNPHPTEDDIREGLSGNLCRCTGYIKIINAVKKASEELNG from the coding sequence TTGAAAGAAGTAAATATTAACTTCAAATTGAACGGCAAAGAATATAACCTCACGGTGCCGTCAAATCTTACGCTTCTTCAAATTATACGTGAGAAAATTGGTTTAACTGGCACAAAAAGAGGATGTGGTAAAGGCGAATGTGGTGCATGCACTGTAATTTTTAATGGAAAAACTGTTACATCGTGTCTTGTCCTTGCGCCAAAGGTTGATGGTGCAGATATTACAACTGTTGAAGGAATTGGAACATTTGAAAATCCTCACCCGATACAAAAGGCCTTTGTTGAAGAAGGAGCAGTGCAGTGTGGTTTCTGTACGCCTGGATTTGTTGTGTCTGCATATGACCTTCTTTCTAAAAATCCCCATCCAACAGAAGATGATATTAGGGAGGGTCTCTCTGGAAATCTCTGCAGATGCACAGGTTATATAAAGATTATAAACGCTGTTAAAAAGGCTTCGGAAGAACTAAATGGATAA